From the Kogia breviceps isolate mKogBre1 chromosome 10, mKogBre1 haplotype 1, whole genome shotgun sequence genome, the window CCGACACTGTGAACGGAAACCCAGGGCTGGGTTTTGAACTCGGTGACAGTCACGAGCAGTCAAACGTGCAGCCGTCTTCGTCAGGACAGACGTACTGCTGGTTGAAGGCGATGAGACGGACGCCTTTGTAGACAGAGAGCTTCAACAAAAATATCTGGAGATGATCACGCCGGCACCTATTACTGTCTCGTTCCTCTGGGACGAGCTCGGGTGCTgagaggaaggaggcagaggcTCCCTGGGGCAGGGGGCCCCAGGGCTCTCCGACGGCAATCGGGAGGTGCTGTCTGGGCTCCTGCTGTGTGCAGTTACCAGGGGGCCGCTGTCGGGTCCACCGGGGTGCGCCTCCCCTGACGCCGCCGTGTGATTTTGGTTTTGGCGGCAGGAGTCGTGTATAATTACACGGGGCACGGCGTCCAGCGAGACAAAGCGGGCTGGGAGCAGAGTGTGACCCTCCCGCTCCTGCGGCCCGGCATGCTCGGAATGAGGGACCAGTGGGACAGGTGCCTGGAAGACTTCTCCGCCGCGGGGGCCTGGCTGCCGCACAGGTAGGACGGGGCCCTCGCGCGCCACCAGGCGCCGTCACGGCTCACAGGGCGCGCCGCGCGGCGCTCACTTTCATGTTGAGCCTGTACTGAGACAGTAGCGTCTGTAACAGAACGAAGCAGGGGCTGCATTACTGGGGGTTTCTGCAGAGGTGAGCTAGCACCCATTTCCCCAATAGAACGACAGCACTCTAAGAGCTGAAAGGACCAGAACTCAGGCCTCTAGTTAGTTTACTTATTCGACTCTTCTACACACTCGACATTTAATAACATGTACAGCAAAAGCCACAGCATTATATtcccttaaaacaaaacaattttcaaTGAGCTTCAAAATGTAAATCCATCGAAAGCTCCCCCCTTTTTAAGTTTTAGCAATTCTGAAATTAATTTATCGATTCCTTGGCCCCTTATCACTGTAGAAGGTATATAGCATACTTGTGGGCTTAAGTTGCTCTGATGCTTCCCCTGAAATAAGTTTAGACACTGTAGGATATCATAAAACTCAGACATGGAATTCCACTTCGAGAATCTAGAATTTCAGTGAAATTAAGTTCCTCAAATTGGGGCCTATATGCAACTTGAGTCACCACTCCGGACACCTCGGTGAGGCCTATCTGTACTTAAGCTACAGGCGGAAATAGCCCCAGATGCCAGTGTCCCTCAGAACTGCACCTCAGGACACTCTGTCATCAAGGGGGCCAGCACACCCATTGGGGGCCCAGCTTGCAGCGagattaaaatgatgaaaggccTTGGGCGGCTCAGGGCTAAGCCTTGTCTCCTCCATGTCCTTTGCCCCGTAAGGTATGAAGAAGACCGCCACAACTGCTACAGCTACGCCCTCAAGTTCATTAACTGCGTCCTGGCCACGGAGGGCGAGGGGTGGCTGGACCGGGACGAGTTCACGGAGAAGTTCGTGATCCCGAGGACGAGGAAGGCTTCCAAGTACATCACGCTCTACCGCATGATAGAACAGCACGGCTTCTACGCCATCGACCCCCCCGGTCCCCAGACAAGCCCACGTCCGGGAAGCGCCCCGTGCTGAGCGCGCATCGCGCCTGAGAGCAGACAGACAGGAAGCGATGTCTGGGGGTTGCTGCCTGGAACAGCTACTGGGCCTCTACATGTCTTAAACTGTGGTTAATAAAAAAGAGTTATGGCTTCCAGTTATGGCTTCGCGCGTATTTCAGCTCACTGCAGTGTAAGAATTTacgaaattaataaaattaataaaaattgccCTGGGTTTTCAAAATTGTAGGCACcacaaataaaattcttttcacAGTAGTTTGGGGTCCATGTTACGGCGTAAAGTGACAGCATCTTTTATTCACAGAGCAATGACAACTCTTCCTATAAATTAACTAGGGAACAAATTCACCTTTCAATGTGAATCCAGAAATTGGGGATTTGTAGGAAGAGACCCTTACAGTTTATGAAGTAATGAAAGCCTTCACCTCattgtttttatataaaaagCACATGGTAACCTTTTGACAATCaacaagagttaaaaaaaaaagaaaaagaagaaagaaaaaaggtctcAGAATCTGAGTCGGGAACCATGCACTCCTGAGTCGGCCTTGCCGTGgctctgcaaacaaagaggaTTGGCAATTCCTCAATCAACCTGCTTCCCTGGCCTGAGGTGGGGAGCTGGGGTGTTGGAGTCACCACAGTGAATCACCTCCTCTGCCCACTCTAGGTGCAGAATTCAGAAAGGACACGACGAAAGTCCATCTTCTTTCCCTGATACCTTCAGAGGAGGAAGGGGACGACTGAGATGAGTAACCACAAGGATTGTTAACAAGCACATTCGAATTTTTACACCCAAATAATCAGACTTTAAATAGCCAGTGAGCAAAACATTTCAGGATTCCTCTTTGGAAACTTGCTTCcagaactctttgtttttctttgttttgttttggttttttttgtggtacgcgggcctctcactgttgcggcctctcccgttgcggggcacaggctccggacgcgcaggcgcagcggccatggctcacgggcccagctgctccgcggcacgtgggatcctcccggaccggggcacgaacccgcgtcccctgcatcggcaggcggactctcaaccgctgcgccaccagggaagccccgagaactCTCTGTTTTTGACCAAATGTGATACACTATCCACCTAATCTTATTCCTCAGCGTGGGCACCGAACGATGTCTCATTTCCCAAAACCAAACCCATCTTCAAGGTAGCAGTAGTTACTTAGTAATAAAGATATTCGGAAAACTTGCTACAGATCCTTCAAGCATGTTTCCAAAGAGGCACTGGCCAGTGTTCCACAGTAGTGACTTCAGTGGGAAAAAATGCAGGCAGCTCAACATTTGCATTTGTTACGTTTTAGGACTGTTCTTTAAGAAATACAAAACTTCCTACCTAGAAAATGAGACCATCTTAAACAACCTGCCTGCTACTCTGTTTGTTCAAGGAATCATAAAGACCTCAGTGGGTAAAGATGAAAGGCGCGTGGGGCTTGGGGGATATTCCGATTTGCCCCGTTCTCTTTACGCTCTGTCTTAGGACTCTGCTTCCCTGGTCCGGTTCTTTACCCTATTATTAGTAGTCATAACAGCTGCAACTAACGTGTATTCATAAAAGACACCACACACAGTAAACACTTCTTACTCTTCCCTTTTAATCTCTAAGAccatcctgtgaggtaggtactaacatcatgcccattttacagatgacaaggGAAACGGACTTGCCCAAAGGCACCCAGTGGCAAAAGCAGGGTTCAGACCGGGTTTGACTGCAAAGCCTGAGCAGTTACCTCCAGCACCTAGCAACCCGAAAGCGACCAGTGGCACGCAGGGTGTACGGCAACTGGGTCAGCAATTTGCCATCGTTAGAGAAGATAAGCATTCTGCTCTCATCAGCATTCAAATATGAACAGGAGATAAGAAACGTgtcataaaacaattaaaataagaattgttgggacttccctggtcacacagtggttaagaatccgcctgccaatgcagggcacacgggttcgagctctggttcgggaagatcccacatgccatggagcaactaagcccgtgcgccacaactactgagcctgcgctctagagcctgcgagccacaactactgagcctgcgtgccacaactactgaagcctgtgcacctagagcccatgctccgcaacaagagaagccaccacaatgagaagccccgtgcaccacaaggagtagcccccgctcgccgcaactagggaaagaccgcgcggcaacgaagacacaaggcagtcaaaaaaaaaaaaaaaagaattgttaatATTAGAAACACTAATTTCATGCTACTTTCTCTAAGTGCTGCTTGACCTTGATTTTCAAACAAAGCTTTGACGATCCCCACTCCCTATTTTCGGGGCTGCTCTACACCCTGGGGGTGCCTTTGGTAGCGGTCGGCctcatatttcttctttcacttcAGCAGGCTACAAACGCCCTGCTCACAAAACCAGCCTACAGGTTTTATCCCAGTAAAGGAAATGGGGCATCAGAATACCACAGACAGTTGGGCGACGTGGCTCAGCTCTGCAGAACTGTGAGCTGAGAATCCTCAGCTCTGACACCAACTCCAACCCCGGATGAAGTCTCAGAGGTCCACCCGGCAGCCCAAGTGCACTGCTTCACGTCAGCGGTGCGCGCAGCCCTGGGCACACACGTGTCTCTGTCGGCGCTCCTGGAATCATGGACGGCTGGGCTCCCCTTCACAGCAAGGCCACAGACTGCCTCGGAGTCACCGATTTGCAAGACGAACCCACAcgaaggcatttttccaaagcctCCGAGGCGTGCATGGAGTACTCTTATAACCAGGAAAACCcaataaacaatattaaaaaaccaagaaGCCACCCGCAATGGCCGCACCTCGCTCCCTTCGTGCAGGAAGTGCTTACCACGgtacccctcccccatccccggAGCTGTCTTCACTACTTTACCTTGAACTTCTTCTGtcacctccttctcctccactGTGTTACCTACCAGGGCATAAAATAGGCTTTTTACTTCCTAGAGGAAATAATTATGCCAACGCTCACACTTTTGGTTcatctgaaagggaaaaaagcacaCCTATGATGCGCCAGATCCTTTCATATACCATCTCATTTATTCTGCAAAACAAACTCAGGAGCTAGTAATTATGCCCActtcacagctgaggaaactgaggttcagagggatTAAGCAATGTCCCCGAGGTTTTCCTAGTGCAGACC encodes:
- the MKRN2OS gene encoding MKRN2 opposite strand protein — its product is MQRSEAGKPIIKFNHCQKYIYSFSVPPCCPLCQQDVGSRKLEEAPVSIPNPFTNGHQEECSFLLRPTQGTFLREYDGRSDLHVGITNTNGVVYNYTGHGVQRDKAGWEQSVTLPLLRPGMLGMRDQWDRCLEDFSAAGAWLPHRYEEDRHNCYSYALKFINCVLATEGEGWLDRDEFTEKFVIPRTRKASKYITLYRMIEQHGFYAIDPPGPQTSPRPGSAPC